In one Culex quinquefasciatus strain JHB chromosome 2, VPISU_Cqui_1.0_pri_paternal, whole genome shotgun sequence genomic region, the following are encoded:
- the LOC6041379 gene encoding facilitated trehalose transporter Tret1, with product MCLKFESKGVLHQVLATCTINIVNYAHGAALGWVSPFLPLLQSEDSPLETGPVTVEQGSWIGSILCLGGLFGAIVYGYLTEKIGVKKSIASLCISNMSFWTIVYFGTSVYHLYLARFLAGVTGGGVIVTFPLFIADISDSKVRGALGSILALAGNSGILTMYIVGDLLSYRTVPVVMISLPTLFAILMTLIPETPQSLLKQRNVTQAEQSLKFYSGLKSDQECTPEFKQQFEKLRNFILNSKLQSDRLQLQDFTSPAAKKGILIGIFLMFLNQFCGVFAILTYAVSIFSESGSTLSPGTSAIIMGAIQIVGTIASFIFIDLAGRKVLLLISTYGTGLGLTCLGVYSWLRAQSVDLTGLDWIPIASLSLTVFLFCVGLCNIPFFVLPELLPAKICNAGNTISMISITIFSFISLKILPILLEQIQLHGAVAIFASTCFIGGIVIALFIPETKGKNLVSPENV from the exons ATGTGTCTAAAGTTTGAATCCAAGGGCGTCCTGCACCAGGTGCTGGCCACGTGCACAA TTAACATCGTCAACTATGCCCATGGAGCTGCACTGGGCTGGGTTTCACCGTTTCTTCCCCTGCTCCAGTCCGAAGATTCTCCCCTCGAAACCGGTCCAGTGACCGTGGAGCAGGGCTCCTGGATAGGATCAATCCTGTGCCTGGGCGGACTGTTTGGAGCCATCGTTTATGGTTATCTTACGGAGAAGATTGGCGTGAAGAAAAGCATAGCTTCGTTGTGTATTTCAAACATG AGCTTCTGGACGATAGTCTACTTTGGAACATCTGTATATCACCTCTATCTGGCAAGATTCTTGGCTGGAGTCACCGGAGGAGGAGTCATCGTGACATTTCCACTTTTCATAGCTGATATCTCGGATAGCAA AGTCCGTGGAGCCCTTGGATCCATCCTTGCCCTAGCAGGCAACTCTGGAATCCTTACGATGTACATCGTCGGTGATCTCCTATCGTACCGAACCGTTCCAGTAGTGATGATTTCGCTACCAACACTCTTCGCAATCCTCATGACTTTAATCCCAGAAACTCCACAATCGCTACTTAAGCAAAGAAACGTTACGCAGGCTGAGCAATCCCTCAAGTTTTATTCCGGACTAAAATCAGACCAAGAGTGCACTCCAGAGTTCAAGCAGCAGTTTGAAAAGCTTCGTAACTTCATTTTGAACAGTAAACTACAAAGTGACCGTTTGCAGCTTCAAGACTTCA CTTCACCGGCGGCCAAAAAGGGCATCCTGATCGGGATCTTCCTCATGTTTCTGAACCAGTTCTGCGGAGTCTTCGCCATCCTGACGTACGCCGTGTCGATCTTCAGCGAGTCCGGCTCGACGCTGAGTCCGGGAACGTCGGCCATCATCATGGGAGCGATCCAGATCGTGGGAACGATCGCGTCGTTCATCTTCATCGATCTGGCCGGGCGGAAGGTGCTGCTGCTGATTTCGACGTACGGAACGGGGCTGGGGTTGACCTGTCTGGGGGTGTACTCCTGGCTGCGGGCACAGAGTGTGGACCTGACCGGACTGGACTGGATACCGATCGCGAGCCTTTCGCTGACGGTGTTTTTGTTCTGCGTTGGGTTGTGCAACATTCCGTTCTTTGTGCTGCCCGAGTTGTTGCCGGCGAAG ATTTGCAACGCTGGTAACACAATCAGCATGATATCGATTACGATATTTTCGTTCATCAGTTTGAAG attctGCCTATACTTTTGGAACAAATTCAGCTGCATGGAGCGGTGGCAATTTTCGCAAGCACTTGCTTCATTGGAGGCATCGTGATTGCGCTTTTTATTCCGGAAACCAAGGGAAAGAATTTGGTTAGTCCGGAAAATGTATGA